One candidate division Zixibacteria bacterium HGW-Zixibacteria-1 genomic region harbors:
- a CDS encoding radical SAM protein yields MSRMLNLQKGIIYGPVNSRRLGSSLGINLLPTGFKACSFNCAYCQYGYTLASGYKSKWGGKDMPSVESVATTLIRALDEYPAVSYITFSGNGEPTLHPQFKAIVEEVRKVKEKYAPQARLAILSNSALVGRADIREALGRLDVRFMKLDAGNDEMFRKFNRPHKDVTFDEIIDGLKMLGDFSIQALFAGGEQGNYTENHIKEWARQIKLLRPGECHIYSLDRPTPDGRLTKIDKEGLLHLVSIARQFTDIPIKIF; encoded by the coding sequence ATGAGCCGCATGCTGAATCTTCAAAAAGGCATCATATACGGGCCCGTAAATTCGAGACGGCTTGGTTCCTCGCTGGGCATTAATCTTCTGCCGACCGGCTTCAAAGCCTGCTCCTTCAACTGCGCCTATTGTCAGTACGGCTATACGCTTGCGAGTGGTTATAAGTCGAAATGGGGTGGCAAAGATATGCCTTCGGTCGAAAGTGTCGCAACGACCCTGATTAGAGCCCTGGATGAATATCCGGCCGTGTCATATATCACATTTTCCGGCAATGGTGAGCCGACCCTTCATCCGCAGTTTAAAGCGATTGTGGAAGAGGTTCGCAAGGTCAAGGAAAAGTACGCCCCGCAGGCCAGACTGGCGATTTTGTCCAATTCGGCATTGGTGGGCCGGGCGGATATTCGCGAGGCGCTGGGGCGGCTTGATGTCCGATTTATGAAACTTGATGCCGGCAATGATGAAATGTTCAGGAAATTTAACCGTCCTCACAAGGATGTCACTTTTGATGAAATCATCGATGGGCTCAAAATGCTGGGTGATTTTTCCATACAGGCCTTGTTTGCCGGCGGCGAACAAGGCAATTATACTGAAAATCACATCAAGGAATGGGCCCGACAAATTAAGTTGTTAAGACCAGGGGAATGTCACATATACTCACTTGATCGCCCCACACCGGACGGTAGGCTCACTAAAATCGATAAAGAAGGGTTGTTGCATCTTGTGTCGATAGCCCGACAATTTACTGATATCCCGATAAAAATCTTCTAA
- a CDS encoding UDP-3-O-[3-hydroxymyristoyl] N-acetylglucosamine deacetylase (catalyzes the zinc dependent deacetylation of UDP-(3-O-acyl)-N-acetylglucosamine to UDP-3-O-(3-hydroxytetradecanoyl)-glucosamine in the second step of lipid A biosynthesis and catalyzes the dehydration of beta-hydroxyacyl-ACP to trans-2-acyl-ACP in fatty acid biosynthesis), whose protein sequence is MFENQRTIKKEVTLEGIGLHTGNSTRMTFKPASPDSGVRFVRTDLEGRPSIVADIDHVVDISRGTTLAEGEARVYTVEHVLAAVSGLQIDNLEIELTSNEPPVGDGSALPYVEKLLEAGIETQDAEREYLEIDSTMSYSEPDRSVDIIVTPSDTFRITFMVDYKNPALGTQYTTLIDLEKEFVEEFAPARTFCFLSEVEMLRDAGLIKGGSLDTAVVIYDSDKGQIEVDRIRKALDLKDEAFVGETGIINDIPLRFYNEPVRHKALDLIGDLFLIGVPIKGHILAARSGHKANVALVKQLRALYKKKKLVKKYQKPGSEAFLDINGIMKIMPHRYPFLLVDRILELEPEKRVVAIKNVTINEPFFQGHFPGYPVMPGVLIIEAMAQAGGVLLLEAVKNPENKLVFFLGLENVKFRQQVVPGDTLRFELEMLMFRRNTCKMAGKTYVGDKLVAEAELKAMIVERNE, encoded by the coding sequence ATGTTTGAAAACCAGAGAACGATAAAGAAAGAAGTGACATTAGAGGGAATCGGACTTCATACCGGAAATTCTACCAGAATGACCTTTAAGCCGGCTTCTCCGGACAGCGGGGTTCGCTTTGTTCGAACCGATCTTGAAGGAAGACCCTCGATTGTCGCCGACATTGATCATGTCGTTGATATTTCCCGCGGAACCACGCTCGCCGAGGGCGAGGCCAGGGTATATACGGTGGAGCATGTGCTGGCCGCCGTTTCGGGACTTCAGATTGATAACCTTGAAATCGAATTGACCTCCAACGAACCTCCGGTCGGCGACGGCTCGGCGCTTCCATATGTGGAGAAGTTGCTTGAAGCCGGTATCGAAACCCAGGATGCGGAGCGGGAATACCTTGAAATTGATTCAACGATGTCTTATTCGGAACCGGATCGGTCGGTGGATATTATCGTCACCCCTTCCGATACCTTCCGGATTACCTTCATGGTTGACTATAAAAACCCCGCCCTCGGGACCCAATACACTACCCTGATCGATCTTGAAAAAGAATTTGTCGAGGAATTTGCTCCAGCCCGGACATTTTGCTTTCTTTCCGAAGTGGAGATGCTTCGCGATGCCGGTTTGATAAAGGGGGGCAGCCTTGATACGGCCGTGGTCATCTATGACTCCGACAAGGGGCAGATCGAGGTTGACAGGATTCGCAAGGCACTGGATCTGAAAGATGAGGCTTTCGTTGGAGAAACCGGGATAATCAATGATATTCCGTTGCGTTTCTATAATGAGCCGGTGCGGCATAAGGCGCTCGATCTGATTGGCGATCTTTTCCTGATCGGTGTTCCGATAAAGGGCCATATTTTGGCGGCCCGTTCCGGACACAAGGCCAATGTGGCGCTGGTTAAGCAGCTTCGCGCTCTATATAAGAAGAAAAAACTGGTCAAAAAATATCAGAAACCGGGTTCGGAAGCTTTTCTGGATATTAACGGCATTATGAAAATAATGCCTCACCGATATCCGTTCCTTCTGGTGGATCGCATTCTGGAGCTCGAACCGGAAAAGAGAGTTGTTGCTATAAAGAATGTGACGATCAACGAGCCGTTTTTCCAGGGACATTTTCCCGGCTACCCGGTGATGCCGGGAGTTTTGATTATTGAAGCAATGGCCCAGGCGGGCGGCGTTCTTCTTCTCGAAGCGGTGAAAAATCCTGAAAACAAACTGGTATTTTTCCTTGGTCTCGAAAATGTCAAATTCCGCCAGCAGGTCGTACCAGGCGATACGCTCAGGTTTGAACTGGAAATGCTGATGTTCCGTCGGAACACATGCAAAATGGCGGGCAAAACCTATGTCGGCGACAAACTGGTCGCCGAAGCAGAACTAAAAGCTATGATTGTTGAAAGAAATGAGTAA
- a CDS encoding acyl-[acyl-carrier-protein]--UDP-N-acetylglucosamine O-acyltransferase: MSNIHTTAIVDKSAVLGDNVTIEPHAIVEADAKIGNNVIVGSNCLVARYTELMDNVKLFHGAVLGTVPQDLKFRDEKTRLVIGENTVIREYAMLSRGTSHSGETVVGKNCLLMAYTHLAHDCYIGNNVILANAVNVAGHVEIGDFVTIGGVVPIHQFVKIGAHCMIGGGFRVQQDVCPYSLVGGYPLKVVGLNTIGLRRRGFSKETVQVLEKVFKLLFFSQLNTTQAVEKITKEVEQTEEVKIILEFIKNSSRGMVK; the protein is encoded by the coding sequence ATGAGTAATATACACACCACTGCCATCGTCGATAAGAGTGCGGTGCTGGGCGATAATGTCACAATAGAACCGCATGCAATCGTTGAAGCCGACGCAAAAATCGGTAATAATGTGATAGTCGGGAGCAATTGCCTGGTTGCCCGCTATACCGAGTTAATGGACAATGTCAAACTGTTTCACGGTGCCGTTCTCGGGACAGTTCCGCAGGATCTGAAATTCAGGGATGAGAAAACCCGGCTTGTGATTGGCGAAAATACGGTCATCCGCGAGTATGCCATGCTGAGTCGCGGGACATCACACAGCGGGGAGACGGTGGTTGGAAAAAACTGCTTGCTCATGGCCTACACGCATCTGGCGCATGACTGCTATATCGGGAATAATGTGATATTGGCCAATGCCGTCAATGTTGCCGGGCATGTCGAAATCGGCGATTTTGTGACCATCGGCGGTGTTGTCCCGATTCATCAATTTGTCAAAATCGGTGCTCACTGTATGATCGGCGGAGGCTTCCGCGTTCAGCAGGATGTCTGCCCGTATTCACTGGTGGGCGGCTACCCGCTGAAAGTCGTTGGTCTGAATACAATCGGGCTGCGTCGCCGTGGATTCAGCAAGGAAACCGTTCAAGTTCTGGAAAAGGTCTTCAAGTTACTGTTTTTCTCTCAACTTAACACGACCCAGGCTGTCGAAAAAATCACTAAAGAGGTTGAACAGACCGAAGAAGTGAAAATTATTCTTGAATTTATAAAGAATTCCAGTCGGGGGATGGTGAAATAG